In Anaeromyxobacter sp., a single genomic region encodes these proteins:
- the aroH gene encoding chorismate mutase has product MRGIRGATQVAENTREAIEEAVVELCEELTRRNHLDPEEITWAIFTVTHDLDADFPARGARVQGWHQVPMICSQEIPVPGSMPRIIRVLLHSVARGAPHHVYLRGAQALRPDLHHGVPFQQPKARGATRAAAAARGTTKARAASKARTPAQTKPPTKTRAPAPPSARPAGRTRRAGK; this is encoded by the coding sequence ATGCGAGGCATCCGAGGGGCCACCCAGGTGGCCGAGAACACCCGGGAGGCGATCGAGGAGGCGGTGGTGGAGCTCTGTGAGGAGCTGACCCGGCGCAACCACCTCGACCCCGAGGAGATCACCTGGGCCATCTTCACCGTCACCCATGACCTCGACGCCGACTTTCCGGCTCGCGGGGCCCGGGTGCAGGGCTGGCACCAGGTGCCCATGATCTGCTCCCAGGAGATCCCGGTGCCGGGCTCCATGCCGCGCATCATCCGGGTGCTGCTCCACTCGGTGGCCCGCGGCGCGCCGCATCACGTCTACCTGCGCGGCGCCCAGGCGCTCCGCCCCGACCTGCACCACGGGGTGCCCTTCCAGCAGCCGAAGGCCAGGGGCGCCACCCGGGCCGCCGCGGCCGCCCGGGGCACGACGAAGGCCAGGGCGGCGTCGAAGGCCAGGACTCCCGCGCAGACCAAGCCACCGACGAAGACCCGGGCCCCGGCGCCGCCCTCGGCACGCCCGGCCGGCCGCACCCGCAGGGCCGGGAAGTGA